The genomic segment CTGCAAAAAATTGTTTAGTAGTGGTGGAACAAAATGGGTCTTTCTGATGGATGAATCATGGCGAACAACGATCAAATACCACAAAAATTTCCGTTCTCGAAAAGCAAAGAACAAGCACTCCGACAAGCTTTGTAAGTGTGATTCCACTGCCATGAAATACAGTAGGGAATTTGTCAGTCAAAACTGCTTCAAAAGGGATTTTTTCTGAAAAAACTACGACAATGCAACAATTTTGCTTTGATACATTATGCATAGCAACTCTTTAACACCATACCATGTAACTATCGAAAAGGGAATCCTAGTTCTATTTTAATGTCATTTAACTTTTCGACTGCCCTCTAACGCACCATGTTTGAAGAACGACTTGTAATAAAATCATAACCGAATAGTTTAGTTCAGTAAACGGGACAATTGCACAGATCGAGCAAATCGAACTTTCTTTGAAAGAAAAGGGAAAACTCTAACCTGAATACAGAAGCCCCCATTGTTGTAAGAGCCTCCTGCATCCGTTGATTCCTATCTCCGCTAGTCACCTGTCAAAAGAATGTGAAATCGGAGTTGAAACAATCAATCTATTCGATGAGATTAATTTGGCAAATTATGATATTACTGATTCTTGAAAACCCAACAATAAAGAGCTGAAATAGTCTCCTTGAACATTTATCATGTATTATACGTTCCATTTTCAATCATACGGTGTGGCAATGCACACCGCACTTCCACATGAATACTCTCCAACATggagaaaaaatataataaggGAAGTGAGAAGAGAATCTGACCAAGAAAGCATGAGTTATATGCACACAGAATTCAACAGCAATACCCACTGACATTACAAGATTCACGACTGACACTGCATTCAGTTGTATATACAGGATCGCCATTACACCCTGAAAAGTTCCATTTCACATATGAAACGAGTTTAAAACTTAAAATTCTTATTTCAAGGGTACATAATAATGCCAACCTAAGGACAGAAGAAAAGGATTTTACCATCATATCCACAACTATCATTGCCAAAACAATTAGAATTATGGCTGATGTCCACAAACTAGACAAGGAAAAAAGTGAAACTAGAAAATTAGAAACAGAAATAATCACATCGAGATATAATCAAGAGTAAAACACTGACCTGCATGTTATCACTAAGCAAACAACAAAAACCGCACCTGTCAAATTGTAGAAACTACAGTTTATAATGTGGAGACAGCATCGGAAAGAAATGAACAAGAACTTGTATGCCTGATTAAAAGACAGTTTATTTCTTCAATATCACTGCTTCATCTTAAGAGCGAGAGAAAGATCCCAAGGAATTGTAATCCATGGGAATTGATCGAGGTAGACGCATGCTCTGGGTTCACCGTTTTATTCATCGATAAAACaaggctgagaaattatatctATAAACTATAGGGAGGACTCCTAATAGAATAGACATAATTTTAGTTAATGGTAACATGTTTTCAAGTTTCTAGTCTCAAATGTGTAGGCTAAAaggaataaattatttttactttATTTGGACACATGTCTGGTTCAGCTGCAGAACGCTAAGGGTTGCACTTTTATGGTTAGCCTGTCATAATGGGTTGGACATTAATGAAAGAGAGAGGGACAAAAAATGTCATAGCTAACAATTGTACATGTTGCATATGGCACCACTAACAATAATCACCCTGGAAATAATTAGACAGTCCCAATCAAGTGTAAATtgcaaaaaaagaaaagaaaagagaaaactaACCAATAGCTATGGCAAGATTGATCAAGGCCGTCTTCCATATGTTAAGGTATTGCTCAAAGAACATGTAGAATACTGCATAGGGAAAGATGTCAATCTGCAATAGACAAAAAATTGAGAGCCAGTATAGTCAGAAGAGAATGACATGCACCTTCTATGAAACAACTCTCTTCTTCACTCCCTCCctccctctctctctctctctctctctctctctctctgacACAATTCCACCAGATAAAAAATTGGTCACGGCAGCACATGAGAATGATAATATTTTTGGCACATAAAATTCACTATCGCAAGTGTAACTGAACTGCATATATCTTCTCTTCCAAAAGTTCCAGATATCAGCATTTCATGAAAAGGAAGAATCCATAAGTTTTCAAGAAAATGCTCTCATAATAGCCAAAATACagttggaaaaaaaaaactgaacaTAATAGCTTCCGTACCAAAATAACTAAAATGCGAAAAGTAAATATTACACTGAGTACACAAACATTGGTACAAATTTAATGAcgaaaagaaataaatatggaTTTCATAAGTCAGAAACAGGAGCTTCATCAAGAACAAAAGGCAACAGATCCTGAAAATGCATTCACATTTTACAAATGATTCAGCCTGAGGACAAATTTCCTAATTTTATGCCAAAAACTCTACCTGTTTTATAGCTCAAATACTCAATTATTACCTTTAAAGAATCCGACATTCTTGAACTGAAATCTCGTGCAGCTCTCATTGAGTTGACATAATCAACCTGAAAACCATTCAAGTTTAAAAATGGTCATAATTTCAATTATTCATTATAAAATGGTCATAATTCCAATTTTTTCTCACAGATATGCCTCACTTGTTTATTAAGCGGAGTGTGGTATGTACGAAATGCCGAGGCTTGAATGACTCCATCTTCATAGCCTGACGAAGGATGAAAACAATTTGATCAAGACTGTAGAAAAGGTAGATCTTCTACAATTATGTAGTACTATTTTGGGctattttaaattcaataaaaacatattagaaaaagataaaataattCAAGAGAAAATCAAAGTTATCTCCCTTTAATAGTAGAGGTGCACAGACAATTCATTGATTTAAAATGCATATATGAATATTCAATAACCAAGCTTGTAACACGCAACTATTAAGAAATCTAATCTCTTATAAAAAGTTAAGATTGCAAATATAACTTAATttcttgtttttctttaaatagTTACTGCACATGGGTTGACCAATCCGAATGGTATATACCTAGATAAATGTCCAAAGGGCTAAAACTTCTATTTATatagtttaaaatataataattatacctTGACaagattaaaaaaacaaataaatatattaaaatcatatcaaatataTATCACGATCATGATAATTGATCAATCTTCTTTGGTGTCTAAACTCCTTCAAGTTGAACATGGAAGCATGGACAAAAATGATCAATTTGAAAGCAAAAAAAGTCTGGAAGAAATCTCGAGCACAGTGCATCCAAAATCAAACAAACATAGAGCAAGCTTACAGAGATCATATATACCATCTTGATTCAAGTAACAAGAAACAACCTTCAAAAGTTTGAACATGATAGGACACAGAAACAGCATTCAGTTTAATAGATAAAATCACAAAAAGTTCAGCCTGTTACCAGCACTACCTGTTCATACCATACTGTGAAGATTGAGTAAATTGCTTACACAAAAAGTATACTTGAATAATAGAAGACTGATTTTTCAACCGCAAccaaaaatgagaaaaaaaaaaaccatgacCTGTTTTCTGTTCGTTACATCGTGTCGCgagaaaagaaaatttgaatTGGAAATCAAGGTTACCACTTCCATCACATAAAAGAGAAATATCATACAAATTAAATGAGTCCACAGACACCCAATACCAAGAGCTCACAATCATGAGATGGTGTAAACATGTTCACTAATAAACaaaaacattttatattataaTGTTCACCTTTAAGCTGAACACTGCCTGTATAAGCTCCTTTTCCACCTTTGGCACAATCAGCAGAAGGTAAAGCACTGAGGAACCATGGAAGCTTGTCCCGAAATTGTGATGTAGTTGGACGATCATTTTGTAAATCAGAATGCCGAAAACACTAAAGAATCCAAATATAAGTAGATAgtttttaataaatctaaaacatTAGCTgtctaaaatatattttccacTCTTCCACTACATCTATTATCCACCCCACCcccgaaaaaaaaaaaccgaGGGGGATGCTTGCTTTGTTCCTAACCAAAATACAACATAAATTTGAGAAGCATATCTAAGGTAGTTTATCAAAGCTGAATTATACACAAAATAAACCTGATGATTGAAAGAACTATATTACCGTAGTACATTCTTTGCAGACAGGGCTTAGACCACAAGGGCCATCATTTGGCGAACAGCATGGAGGCTGAAAGAACTATCATGTCAGAAAATCCTAGATATAGATAAGAACTACGAAGTACATGATGAAAGACACCTATTTGTAACAGTTTTCCTCTACAATTTCTAGCATTGGGATATAATAAATCATTAAATGTTCATTATCTTCCAGGAAACCAGCAAGATTTATTGCCATGATTGGATTGCTACAAGTCCTTCAAATTAATTTTTCGTATATTTAacagaaaagaaaaaatattatcataatTTCTATGAAGAAATGAAAATGTTTAAAGATGGAATAACAAGTGAAATATTTGTCCCGGACCAGAAAGCATCAATAAAAACAGTTAGATGAGAAACCTGATCATCTGGCGGGCAAAAGGTTccgtttgtgaatttcctgcaGCAACCAAAAGCTTCAGGAGAGAGCCAAACTAGAAAATCATCAAGCCATGAAGCTGCAGGTTTAGCTATATAACTTGATTTGGGTGCTAAAGATGCTCTAGCAATCTGTAGAATTCAGGAAGTCTCCAATtagaaatatcaatttttttgaaTTAGAAATATCAATTAGTTAAATAAGAAAAGTGGCAAAAAAAAAGTTGTATTGAGATACCATTAACTGACATACAATTAACtgacataacaaaaataaaaacaacaaaGAACAGTCTACCCATATAATGTAAAATGCAAAACCACAAAACAGGTAACTGAAATCCTGTCTCAACAAATAAATATAGTAATATCAAGTCAATTTTTAACACCACTGAAAAATGCTCAACTATATAAATCTTCTCACGAAAtatttgttttaatattttgGCATGCCTGAAGGGAGGTAGAAGAACACATTATATAGTCAAAAAATTTCAACCCCAAGGTAAACACATGTAAACATAATTTTTCTTATGGGATCTCATGCAATTGGACAAATCACAGGGCCGATAAACTTGATTCCCCATTGTATGATCAACTACAAACAGTTAACTGATAGAACGATGGATAAACTCTAATAGAAGTTGAGACCAAAGAAAAGGGGCGTAAAGGAATAAGTAATTAGAGGGTTCTATACAACagaaaaaaatatctttaaatataTCAAAGGCTTGAAAAAAATGTAACTAAGCTAAATCATTCTATCCCCACGACAGTAGATTTACCTCATTTAAAAGAGAGTTAGAATCACAATGGCTAATGGAACACAGCTGGTTAGTCTGTCTTGATTCTGAACTGTGGAATTAACAAACAGGAACATCATGAAAACATGAGTACTTcgaaaaaaaatagaataattcataaaaaaaaattacgatgtaATAGAGAGTATAGAGTTTAAAAAATATGGCCTCGTGTATCTTAGATCAAGAGTCCAAAAACACTAAAACTCTAAATTATCCACATTCTCCAAGTAATAGGAATAATATCTGTCAGCAACAGAACCTCTCCAGCATTTTTCATATTAGAACAAACAACTATCAGCCATTTTTATTCATTTCTTCTTTAATATTTTCTCCCTTTTTGTCTTCGGCTATGAGGAGGCACAAATAGTGTAAATAATATGCTAAAAATAACACATTTATTATGGAGATCTATAAAAAAAGATTTCACAGCAAAGACACCAATTTATAGATGTAGAGAAACTATGACGACAAAAACACCTGAAATTGTAGTTTTTCACGACAAAATAGAGCGGCGGTCCTATTCTGAGATATTCTGAAATATTATTGAAGTAACCCTGTATAGAAAGAAGATAATCATCAAGTTTCAATAAAAGACAAAAAGATCATACTTGGGGCGAAAATATTCAGTCTAATACCTGAAGATATGAGTCTCTAGGTAGAACGATTTGCTGTTCTAAACCAGGTTCAATTCTTGTACATAATGCCTTCAaagtttaaataaaaaaatcaccTCGCAACCAAAAGTGAAATAACTACTAAAAAGAGCCTAAAAGAACAGCAGAAAGACTAGATAAGACAACTTACTATGCTTGCCAGTGCGAAAGCAACGAAGATGCAGATAACCACTAATTTTACACCCCAAAGATTCAGAAAGGGAGCATGATATTCCTAGACAAGGAAATGTAAGTGGTTATGATTtcggaaaagaaaaaaaaaacaaattattccACAATTACAAACTaaccaaaaaatattaaattatttatcaattcaGAGATGCCAATAACCAGAATTACAGAGTATACTACTGGTCACTAGAATCAATGAGAGAAAGTCATCAAAAAACGTAGCAAATTACAGATAATTTTGAATTACCCTTAAGCACACTTCAAGGTCTCCGTCAAATGTATTATGAAGTGTAAAAAAAAGTTAACCGTGCCCATGCAAGGTAACATTTTTTCATCTTGGATATAATCAAATGAGTGCATAGATTAAATCTGCTACTTACTTTAGCTGCGACCTTTTTCATCTTGAATATATTCAGTGCATAGTTTGAATCTGCTACGGAATTTAAGTGCAATGTTTACgaacaaaatataaattacCAAAATGAGTTGCTTTCATCAGGCTGGTGAACAAACCCTTTTACAACGATACTGCATGTTTAAAAAAAGATTTGAAAACCTGATAAATGGCCAACTAGATCGAGAATTATTGTTAAAAGATTAATCTATGGTTTATGAGAATTGGACCCACCCAAGTCTGCTTTTGTCAGGGGATGAAACTGTCAGAGTTGTTTCTACATTTGTGTTTATAGAAAGTATCAGTCCTGTAGACACTAACCCTAAGTTTCTTAGGTTCTCCTTTGATAATTTCACCTTGGTTTTTAGGTCATATGCGTAGAGAAATATTTATATACACTCCTTTGGGTTCATATAAAGTTAATATGTCCAAGAAATATACTGGGTTAGTCTGATTTCTGGAGATCAATTAAAGCTGTAATACGTAAAACTGCAAATCAACTTGTTTGTCACAAAAAAGATAACTCATCTTTAGGAGAAGCATAAAACAGAACATTAGGAACAATAAAGCTATTTCTTAACAATTACCCATACCCCCACCCCCCTCGAAAAAAAACAGCCATCAATTACCTTCATATACCGAGCTAGCAGACCAGGCTTCTGCAGATGGACGCCTGCATTTTCAGACACTTTGGTGCTTagttaacaaaataaaaatcaacaagaAAGGAGCTGAGAGGATGTAGAAAAAGTACCTTTGTCCTGGTCAGCATTTGAATTAGATACTTTAAAACAAGGAAAACAATCAATCCTGTTGTCCTCTGCTCTCAAAAAGTCAAAAGCAATCAAGGCGACAAAAGCTGTGACTTGCAGAAGGAAATCCAAGAGGACAGCCAGTGCTGTGAACCAAATTCCGTGAACAAATTCAAAAAGTCATTATATCTACAGTAGGTTGACAATTACTCCACCCACTTCTGTAAAACCGCTATTACGACCTATTAAAGTTCTAACCTGCAAACATGGAAAATACACGGCAAGCTGGCATTGGAATAAAACTTCCGACGGCAAATGCCAGTACCTCTGAGAGAGAAGCTAAAGTTATAGATGGCCCAACTTCAACAAGTGCATTACTAATGCGTCCCTCTATGGGCAATTCAAACTGTTGGCGTTTAACTGCATGAACCAATATGCACATGTTGTCCACCCCAACCTGATAAATCATGAAACAATGATGAAGTCACCAAGTTTAGAAATGATTTGATGATTTAAGGGAAGAAACTAAATTCTCAAATGCTATTGTCACTGACGATTAAGGATACATTAGCTTGTATTTGACAACTACGGATAAAAGAttaaaagtatatatataagcTGCTCTTCAGACAGCCTTACATATATATTCATGACGACACTTCTGTTACAAGGTGAAATTGGAAAAGCTAGTCGAGCTGCTCAGACCAGAGTTGAATAAATTTGAGAGTTAAACAATAGTTTTTCATGGTTCTTTGTTTGTGAAAATCCAATCACCTAAAGAATTTCAGTTAGAAGCTCTAAGCATTTGTTTAGCAAGCCAAGCTTTGGAGGATTTCACACAAGACAATCCTAAGCTGCTGCCTCAAACTGATTGCAGTTTTTCGTTATCCTAGAAAAGTAGCTGATCTTAAATAGTCATAAAAAAATACTATAACCAAAAATCTTGATGAGAATTAACCTTGGTTAAAGTTAGTTTATCCGTAGAGCTAAGTTATTTCTTTACACTTTGAAAAGGTTAGATAATTTCACCAAAAAATGCATGTAAACATATCACGACTTGGGGAATATCTTCTTAGAGACGGGAAGAAATGATTCTCTTTTATTAAAAACTTTTATCACTGAACTTCAATTTCACCTGCAAGGTAGAGTTAAAACTTCTATACAAAGCATCATTTGATTTCTCAATATTCTCTTTACAGCTTCATAAAATCCTACACTTTACATTAGTGCATCTTTAAGACTTGCAGTCACAGATTCTAAACATGGAAATATCCATCATGTATGAGTTAGAAGCAATAGAAGGAAACTTGTTGTTTGATATGCCATAAATTTTAACAGTATCGAAACTCAAATAAATTGTAGTGCAAACAAAAGCTAAATCATTGAATGAAAATTGAATATCCTCGCAACGTAACACTTCCATATTCTTACCGTGAGCAAGCAAATCTTATCCGAAAAAAAGAACGAGCATGAAACGTTGCAAATAGAAGCACATGAAGTTAAGAATAAGGCTTACAGCTAAAACAAGGAAAGGAATGACTTCCATTATTATAAGTGTTGATTTCACACCAATTGCACTGAAAACCCCAACTGATCCAAGAACTGAGAGCATGACAAGCATAACTCCTGAAAGGCCAAGCAATACCTGCAACATCATAGAAGAGAAGAAAAAATCTCAAGTTAATATTTTTGGATATCAAAACTGGGTAGTAAATCAAGAGTAATTAGCTACAACATTAACTAATCTCACTGAGCCCAGAGAATGTAAAATAAACTTCTTCACTCAGTAGACAGATTTTTGTACATGGTGCACACAAGTTTCTCGGTAAACCGTACCTTGGAGGAAATATAAAAGGAAGAGAAACGACGAGTATCACCAAGTGTCAGAGATATGTACGCAAACATTACGAGATAGCTTATCTGGAACAGAAAACGAAGAAGTAAGAACAATATGAATAAGCAACTAAAACTTCAAAACCTAATGGTATCTTTATTATGCCagatttaatattatattaaaacaaTTTGCAGTCTGAAAATTCTAAAAGTAAAAGCGAGCATATTTATTTTACGTTcctttggcaagggttttatcAACCGTCGTGTGGAAATGTGCACAAGGAGTGGGAGAGATTCATCTGTACCAAGATGGTAATAGCATCTGCAGTGCTTTCTCTTTTTAATTCATCTTCAACAGAGCTTTCTGATGAAAATGCAAGTGTCAAATTCCTAGATTGAACCATCAGTAGAAGCTCCTCCTGCATAAAGAGAACTAATTAAGGATCCCAAGCATTAGAACAGAACAGAGTGAAATTTAAAATAGGTCCCATATTTGACAGGGAagtacaaatgaacaataattaATTTCCAAATTCCACTTCTACACTGGCCACAGAAGGCACGGGTATAATGTGTCCAGCATGAGAAATTTTAACGGCGCAAGGCATCATCAGTACATATGGAGATAATATATCCTAAATCTAATTTTGCTACCGAATCACAGGATCCATTTGTCTAGTGTCTACTATCATAGCAGACAACAAATAGAAAATCTACATACGACTTTAGCTTTGCAAACTCAATTTGAATTGGAACAAACAAAAAGACAAGAACATCGAATTCAGTAAAAAAAATGTAAAGGCATCTCATAGACACAATTCCCAAGTCcaattcattttaaatttaCTTGAAACATGTTCAACTCTTGAGCAAACTTGACGACCCCCGAAACCGATACTTCCTAAATTTACACTACTCACATGAAACAACCAAGCGCTAACATGCAAACTCATAACAAGGGCAGGAAGTTTGTTCTTAGAGGTGcctaaatcatttttaaaaaagaacTAAGTATGGTGAAACTAAACAGTACATGGCCTAATTGCCAAGATAAAATCGGTGAATTAGCTCACTGTGAAAGATAACAATAACTTTAAAATGACAGTATTATTGATTAAGAATCAATGGACAACtaagacaataacaaaaaaatGAGAAGAATTATGAACCTTCGCTAGCTGAATGAAAGCTTTCTCCCATGCCACAGCTCTTTTGGTGTCATTCCCTTCTTTGTCGATGGCATTGTTCACAGGATAGGTCACAATGAATGCAGAAGCCTGTTTAAAATTAGGTTTTTGCTTTATACATACTTTACATTTACATAATCAACTCAAAAGCAGCACACTTTACCTCTGAAAAATTACTTCCTGAAAAACCACCAAGAGAGGTGCTTGGATCAAGGGGAGCTTTAAATGCACTCAAGCATGTATCGGCTGAGGAATATTGCTACAAGAAACATCCAGATTACAAATAGAGTCAGAAGGAAGTACAAATCGGGAGGAAAGAGCTTTTGAATATTGATGGGTAAGGATGGAGATCTCTAAAGATACCTGGAAGCAGTATTTGACATGATCAATACCTCCAAAACTATCATAATTTCCAGAATCCATCTTAAAATACTGTCATCAACTAAGCTTAATTAGTCGACTGATAACATAATGAATATGAAGCTTCTGCACAGGAAATTGCCGAAAAGAACTCGAAGTTAGCAGAACTTAAAACAGACAtcctaaattgaaatatttttccAACTACTTTTAGAtgataagaataaaaaaattccaAGTCATATTTTCATGTCTTGCAGTATTTTAGTGAGATATGCTTTTGGTCTTCACAGAAAGATAGATGACCTTGAGTTTATATTCAATAATCCTAAGATAATTAAATGATATAAGCATAAACTTGTAGaccaaatctgcagaaggagtTACCATCTGGAAAGATTCAGCTAATGAAATTGTGAAGATCTAAGTTTATATTCAATAATCCTAAGATAATTAAATGACATAAGCATAAACTTGTAGaccaaatctgcagaaggagaCACCATCTGGAAAGATTCAGCTAATGAAATTGTTAAGATCTACATGATCAATAGAGGACTCTTTGTTACCTTATAATCCCGTAAACGTCAATAATTTCAATCGATCCAGTAACCAAAAAATCATAATGCTACAATAGGACACAGTCAAGAGATCTTGTGATGATTCTCAAAGATGAGCCCTGATCGTAGTACAAAAATTCTTCAGCATTATCCTACTGTAGCTACAGATGGATATACTTACTTAAATAAGACAAGCCAGTTATTTCTCTTGTACTCTCAGTGTACAAAACAAATGGCTATAAGGTGTCTGTAAGAAGTTAAATGTTGGACACCGGTAATATTTTTTGGTACAAGAGATAGATAACTTTGAACCCTCTTTTGCTTGAAACATGATAAAATTGCAAATATTCACAAAAAATTATCTGGTTTTATTAAAGCGTCATACCTGAAGAATGCTCTGCGTGGCACAATCCTTGCCAAGTGGTTTCATGCAAATGTCTGTCAGAGATACCATTGAACCAGAATAGTTAGCTCTGATCGCGTCCACCTGTTGAATGATATTATATATTGTTTTCTCTTCA from the Primulina eburnea isolate SZY01 chromosome 3, ASM2296580v1, whole genome shotgun sequence genome contains:
- the LOC140827569 gene encoding uncharacterized protein; the protein is MYDICGTRSDGKVLNCPFGSPPVKPGDLLSAKIQSLCPTITGNVCCTAAQFDTLRTQVQQVIPFLVGCPACLRNFLNLFCELTCSPYQSQFINVTSIAKVRKNLTVDGIDFYIADTFGQGLFDSCKEVKFGTMNTRAIDFIGAGARNFHEWYTFLGKKASPGAFGSPYAINFLSSPPESSMMKPMNVSAYSCGDTSLGCSCGDCPSSAVCLNYAPLSPPKKGSCSVRIGSLKAKCIEVSVAILYIVLVSLFLAWAFFHRKRKGSPMSRTKPLINVPNSGIVRRVNSKKDENIPMQMLEDVPQVTNGVQLSIVQGYMSKFYRRYGTWVARNPVLVLCSSVAIVLLLCLGLIRFQVETRPEKLWVGPGSRAAEEKQFFDSQLAPFYRIEQLIIATIPDSPHGKAPSIVTESNINLLFDIQKRVDAIRANYSGSMVSLTDICMKPLGKDCATQSILQYFKMDSGNYDSFGGIDHVKYCFQQYSSADTCLSAFKAPLDPSTSLGGFSGSNFSEASAFIVTYPVNNAIDKEGNDTKRAVAWEKAFIQLAKEELLLMVQSRNLTLAFSSESSVEDELKRESTADAITILISYLVMFAYISLTLGDTRRFSSFYISSKVLLGLSGVMLVMLSVLGSVGVFSAIGVKSTLIIMEVIPFLVLAVGVDNMCILVHAVKRQQFELPIEGRISNALVEVGPSITLASLSEVLAFAVGSFIPMPACRVFSMFAALAVLLDFLLQVTAFVALIAFDFLRAEDNRIDCFPCFKVSNSNADQDKGVHLQKPGLLARYMKEYHAPFLNLWGVKLVVICIFVAFALASIALCTRIEPGLEQQIVLPRDSYLQGYFNNISEYLRIGPPLYFVVKNYNFSSESRQTNQLCSISHCDSNSLLNEIARASLAPKSSYIAKPAASWLDDFLVWLSPEAFGCCRKFTNGTFCPPDDQPPCCSPNDGPCGLSPVCKECTTCFRHSDLQNDRPTTSQFRDKLPWFLSALPSADCAKGGKGAYTGSVQLKGYEDGVIQASAFRTYHTPLNKQVDYVNSMRAARDFSSRMSDSLKIDIFPYAVFYMFFEQYLNIWKTALINLAIAIGAVFVVCLVITCSLWTSAIILIVLAMIVVDMMGVMAILYIQLNAVSVVNLVMSVGIAVEFCVHITHAFLVTSGDRNQRMQEALTTMGASVFSGITLTKLVGVLVLCFSRTEIFVVYYFKMYLALVLLGFLHGLVLLPVLLSVFGPPSRCVLVEKQEDRPSTSSQF